In Urechidicola croceus, a single window of DNA contains:
- the ilvC gene encoding ketol-acid reductoisomerase translates to MANYFNTLSLREKLAQLGVCEFMDRSEFSEGVKALAGKKIVIVGCGAQGLNQGLNMRDSGLDISYALRAGAIKEKRQSFLNASENGFNVGTYEELIPTADLVSNLTPDKQHTAVVSAVMPLMKKGATLSYSHGFNIVEEGMQIRKDITVIMCAPKCPGSEVREEYKRGFGVPTLIAVHPENDPEGKGFEQAKAYAAATGGDRAGVLNSSFVAEVKSDLMGEQTILCGLLQTGSILCFDKMVEKGIDKGYASKLIQYGWETITEALKYGGITNMMDRLSNPAKIKAFELSEELKDIMRPLFQKHMDDIISGHFSKTMMEDWANDDKNLLGWRAATGETAFEKTPAGDVEISEQEYFDNGVLMVAMVKSGVELAFEAMTDSGIIEESAYYESLHETPLIANTIARKKLFEMNRVISDTAEYGCYLFDHACKPLLADFMKKVDTDIIGTKYGSNTDNGVDNKQLIEVNAAIREHLIEEVGAELREAMTDMKKIV, encoded by the coding sequence ATGGCAAATTATTTTAACACACTTTCATTAAGAGAAAAATTAGCACAATTAGGTGTATGTGAGTTTATGGATCGCTCAGAATTTTCTGAAGGTGTAAAAGCATTAGCAGGAAAGAAAATTGTAATTGTAGGTTGCGGTGCTCAAGGATTGAATCAAGGTTTAAATATGCGTGATTCGGGATTGGACATTTCATATGCATTGCGTGCAGGAGCAATTAAAGAAAAAAGACAGTCTTTTTTAAATGCGTCTGAAAATGGTTTCAACGTTGGAACGTATGAAGAATTAATTCCTACTGCTGATTTAGTGAGTAATTTAACACCAGATAAGCAACACACTGCTGTTGTATCTGCTGTAATGCCATTAATGAAAAAAGGAGCAACATTATCTTATTCTCATGGTTTTAATATTGTGGAAGAAGGAATGCAAATCCGTAAAGATATAACAGTGATTATGTGTGCGCCAAAATGTCCAGGATCTGAAGTTCGTGAAGAATACAAGAGAGGATTTGGAGTTCCTACATTAATTGCAGTACATCCTGAAAATGATCCAGAAGGAAAAGGATTTGAACAAGCAAAAGCATATGCTGCTGCAACTGGAGGTGATAGAGCAGGGGTTTTAAATTCTTCTTTTGTTGCTGAAGTAAAATCAGATTTAATGGGTGAGCAAACAATTCTTTGTGGATTGTTGCAAACAGGTTCTATTCTTTGTTTTGACAAGATGGTTGAAAAAGGTATCGATAAAGGATATGCTTCTAAATTAATTCAATATGGATGGGAAACTATCACAGAAGCATTGAAATATGGTGGAATCACAAATATGATGGATCGTTTATCGAATCCAGCAAAAATTAAGGCTTTTGAATTATCAGAAGAATTAAAAGATATCATGCGTCCATTATTCCAAAAGCATATGGATGATATCATAAGTGGTCATTTTTCTAAAACGATGATGGAAGATTGGGCAAATGATGATAAAAATTTATTGGGATGGAGAGCAGCAACTGGTGAAACTGCATTTGAAAAAACACCTGCAGGAGATGTTGAAATTTCCGAGCAAGAATATTTTGATAATGGAGTGTTGATGGTTGCCATGGTAAAATCTGGAGTTGAGTTGGCTTTCGAAGCTATGACAGATTCTGGAATCATTGAAGAGTCTGCATATTACGAGTCTTTACATGAAACGCCATTAATTGCTAATACAATTGCACGAAAGAAATTATTTGAAATGAACCGTGTAATTTCTGATACCGCTGAGTATGGATGTTATTTATTTGATCACGCTTGTAAGCCTTTATTAGCAGATTTCATGAAGAAAGTAGATACTGATATTATCGGAACTAAATATGGCTCAAATACTGATAATGGTGTTGATAACAAGCAATTAATTGAAGTGAATGCTGCAATTCGTGAGCACCTTATTGAAGAAGTCGGTGCAGAATTACGTGAGGCAATGACCGATATGAAAAAAATCGTTTAA
- a CDS encoding acyl-[acyl-carrier-protein] thioesterase produces MENYFEKEFELRYFEMNKYGEASPTTILTLLEETAADHCYSIDYSLYNLIEQKVGWVLISGAMEMERYPTYKEKIIIRTWLSKYSTIKGFRENIIYDENYNVIGRSRGLWVFFDIERRRPIQIFDDIKKKWSYCVEESLNQDITKKIPEVNNADYTLEYNVNRYDTDMNKHVNNIRYLQWLMETIPDEILDNYYLHSIDGRFISEANYGDTIISLTENNIDDNSFSHTVKVDQKSTVCATATTQWRKKYINQV; encoded by the coding sequence ATGGAAAACTATTTTGAAAAAGAATTTGAGTTAAGATATTTCGAAATGAATAAATATGGTGAGGCTTCACCTACTACAATCCTTACATTGTTAGAAGAAACTGCAGCAGACCATTGTTATTCGATTGATTATAGTTTGTATAATCTTATTGAACAAAAGGTAGGTTGGGTATTGATATCTGGCGCGATGGAAATGGAGCGTTATCCTACATATAAAGAAAAGATTATTATCCGTACATGGCTTTCAAAATATTCTACAATTAAAGGGTTTCGAGAAAACATTATTTATGATGAAAACTATAATGTGATAGGGAGATCAAGAGGTTTGTGGGTGTTTTTTGATATTGAACGAAGAAGGCCTATTCAGATTTTTGATGATATAAAGAAAAAGTGGTCTTATTGTGTAGAGGAGAGTTTGAATCAAGATATTACGAAAAAAATTCCAGAAGTAAATAATGCTGATTACACATTAGAATATAATGTAAATAGATACGATACTGATATGAATAAACATGTAAATAACATTAGATATTTACAATGGCTAATGGAGACAATTCCAGATGAAATACTAGATAATTATTACTTACATTCTATTGATGGTAGATTTATTTCTGAGGCTAATTACGGAGATACAATTATATCTTTAACTGAAAATAATATAGATGACAATTCATTTTCACATACAGTAAAAGTGGATCAAAAAAGTACTGTTTGTGCAACTGCTACAACACAATGGCGTAAAAAGTACATTAATCAAGTGTAA
- the ilvA gene encoding threonine ammonia-lyase IlvA, giving the protein MTDSKNIVSLDLIKKAQENIKGVVKSTPLLFVKTLSEKYQSNIYFKREDLQVVRSYKIRGAYNKISNLSNEELKKGIVCASAGNHAQGVAFACSKLNVKGVIFMPITTPQQKISQVYMFGGDLVEIRLIGDTYDESYYAAKEYCETYSKTFVHPFEDMDVIAGQGTVGLEILEKATEKIDYLILPIGGGGLASGVGSVFKLLSPETKIIGVEPEGAPSLTVSLKKGVNTELVNIDKFVDGAAVKKMGDMTFGFCKEVLNDVKTINEGLICSTILKVYNENALVVEPAGALSIAALESLKSEIKGKNVVCVVSGGNNDITRMEEMKERALLYEGLKHYFLVKFPQRPGALKEFVNQVLGENDDIAHFEYTKKNQRSTSTAMVGIELKNKEDFKPLLARMKEFGFLADYLNDNQQLFEFIT; this is encoded by the coding sequence ATGACCGATTCTAAAAATATAGTTTCGTTAGACTTAATAAAGAAGGCACAAGAAAACATTAAGGGTGTTGTAAAGTCAACTCCTTTATTATTTGTAAAAACGTTGTCCGAGAAGTATCAATCAAATATTTATTTTAAAAGAGAAGACTTGCAAGTTGTTCGCTCTTACAAGATTAGAGGTGCTTATAATAAAATAAGTAATCTATCAAATGAAGAGTTGAAAAAGGGTATCGTATGTGCAAGTGCAGGAAATCATGCGCAAGGAGTTGCCTTTGCTTGTAGTAAGTTGAATGTAAAAGGCGTTATTTTTATGCCAATTACAACACCTCAGCAAAAAATAAGTCAAGTATATATGTTTGGTGGTGATTTGGTTGAAATTCGATTGATTGGAGATACTTATGATGAAAGTTATTATGCAGCCAAAGAATATTGTGAAACATATTCTAAAACATTTGTACATCCGTTTGAAGATATGGATGTGATTGCTGGTCAAGGAACAGTTGGGCTTGAAATTTTAGAAAAAGCCACTGAGAAAATTGATTATTTGATTTTACCAATTGGTGGAGGAGGTTTGGCCTCAGGAGTTGGTAGTGTTTTTAAACTACTAAGCCCTGAAACTAAAATTATTGGTGTTGAACCAGAGGGAGCGCCATCTTTAACAGTTTCTTTAAAAAAAGGAGTAAATACAGAATTAGTAAATATCGATAAGTTCGTTGATGGTGCTGCAGTGAAGAAAATGGGTGATATGACATTCGGATTTTGTAAAGAGGTCTTAAATGATGTTAAAACGATAAACGAAGGTCTGATTTGTTCTACTATATTAAAAGTTTATAATGAAAATGCTTTGGTTGTTGAACCTGCAGGAGCGTTGAGTATCGCTGCTTTAGAATCTTTAAAAAGCGAGATTAAAGGTAAGAATGTTGTTTGTGTAGTGAGTGGTGGAAATAATGATATCACCCGAATGGAAGAGATGAAAGAAAGAGCATTGCTTTACGAAGGTTTGAAACATTATTTTTTAGTAAAGTTTCCGCAGCGTCCAGGAGCGCTGAAAGAGTTTGTAAATCAAGTTTTAGGAGAGAATGATGATATTGCACATTTTGAATATACCAAGAAAAATCAGCGATCTACTTCAACAGCAATGGTCGGAATTGAACTGAAAAATAAGGAAGATTTCAAACCATTATTGGCTCGAATGAAAGAGTTTGGTTTTTTAGCAGATTATTTGAATGATAATCAGCAGTTGTTTGAGTTTATTACATAA
- a CDS encoding NADP-dependent glyceraldehyde-3-phosphate dehydrogenase, with protein MSIKNIFKNAIIPEKFNIKELYNQETYLINGVLRKWTGETSKVYSSIFTDEGNGLERKVIGTIPNMQEQNAFEALDAAYAAYDYGRGEWPTMKVEDRINCVENFAKMMVETRDEVVKLLMWEIGKDYASSCKEFDRTVEYIYDTIEDLKKSDREDSNLKKHSGIYAQIRRGPLGVVLCMGPYNYPLNETFCLLIPALIMGNTTVFKPAKYGVLLLSPLLDAFQKCFPKGVVNLIYGRGRVLATPIMKTGKVDVLALIGNSKSANALQHLHPKQNRLRLVLGLEAKNPAIVLPDCDLDLAVQECLLGSLSYNGQRCTALKVLFVHQDIIEEFNKKYVKALSQLKYGLPWEEGVKLTPLPEAGKPAYIHELIDDAVANGAKVINENGGEVVESFVFPAVMYPVNEKMRVYHEEQFGPIVPIVAFDDVSSPLDYVSESNYGQQVSLFSESANTLAPLIDMLVNQVCRVNINSQCQRGPDVFPFVGRKDSAVSTLSVHDAIRSFSIRTLVAFKGTDSNKEVLNDLLDNKQSNFVSTHYIL; from the coding sequence ATGTCAATTAAAAATATATTTAAAAACGCTATAATTCCTGAGAAGTTTAATATTAAAGAACTTTATAATCAAGAAACATATTTGATTAACGGAGTTCTTAGAAAATGGACAGGAGAAACTTCAAAAGTGTATTCTTCTATTTTTACTGATGAAGGAAATGGTTTGGAGCGAAAAGTGATTGGGACAATTCCAAATATGCAAGAGCAGAATGCTTTTGAAGCATTAGACGCAGCCTATGCAGCCTATGATTATGGACGAGGAGAATGGCCAACTATGAAGGTTGAAGATAGGATCAATTGTGTGGAAAATTTTGCCAAAATGATGGTAGAAACTCGAGATGAAGTTGTGAAACTATTGATGTGGGAAATTGGTAAAGATTATGCTTCGTCTTGTAAAGAATTTGACAGAACAGTTGAATATATCTACGATACAATTGAAGATTTAAAAAAATCTGATAGAGAAGATTCAAACCTTAAAAAACATAGCGGAATTTACGCACAGATTCGTCGTGGACCATTAGGAGTTGTTCTTTGTATGGGACCTTACAATTATCCATTGAATGAAACATTCTGTTTGTTGATTCCTGCACTTATAATGGGAAATACAACAGTTTTTAAACCAGCAAAATATGGAGTTTTATTATTGTCGCCATTATTGGATGCTTTTCAAAAATGTTTTCCAAAAGGAGTTGTGAATTTGATATATGGTAGAGGTAGAGTCTTAGCAACACCAATAATGAAAACTGGAAAAGTTGATGTTTTAGCATTAATTGGAAATAGTAAATCTGCCAATGCATTACAGCATTTGCATCCAAAGCAAAATAGATTACGTTTGGTCTTAGGATTAGAGGCAAAGAATCCAGCAATTGTACTTCCTGATTGTGATTTAGATTTAGCAGTTCAAGAGTGTTTGTTAGGTTCTCTTTCTTATAACGGACAACGTTGTACAGCATTGAAAGTGTTGTTTGTGCATCAAGATATAATTGAAGAGTTTAATAAAAAATATGTCAAAGCATTATCGCAATTAAAATATGGTTTGCCATGGGAAGAAGGTGTGAAACTAACACCATTACCAGAAGCAGGAAAGCCAGCGTATATACATGAATTAATTGATGATGCAGTTGCTAACGGAGCAAAAGTTATCAATGAAAATGGAGGTGAAGTGGTTGAAAGTTTTGTGTTTCCTGCAGTGATGTATCCTGTGAATGAAAAAATGAGAGTGTATCATGAAGAACAATTTGGACCAATAGTGCCAATTGTTGCTTTTGATGATGTTAGTTCACCTTTAGATTATGTGTCTGAATCAAATTACGGACAGCAAGTAAGTTTGTTTAGTGAAAGTGCAAATACACTAGCACCACTTATTGATATGCTAGTTAACCAAGTTTGTCGAGTAAATATTAATAGTCAATGTCAACGAGGACCTGATGTTTTTCCGTTTGTAGGACGTAAAGATTCTGCAGTGAGTACATTGAGTGTTCATGATGCTATACGATCATTTTCAATACGAACTTTAGTCGCCTTTAAAGGTACAGATTCAAATAAGGAAGTCTTGAATGACTTATTAGATAACAAGCAGTCTAATTTTGTAAGTACTCATTATATATTGTAG
- a CDS encoding DUF4240 domain-containing protein, whose product MKFTSIIIFTVIVLLIHYFKNKKLKEEDSKIDDKIDAHRRKELKKIIENRKERRIIEEYNEDDFWVIIDKFSDRSRENYKNHLGLIKDELNKCQPEKLIKIDNLLNRFYKDFLSHELTAAAFIIFGSSDIKGTYVLMNFLMTKGRVVFKSNCLNPNLIVGKNLDTVVGWTLSDIISEIYINKTKELIPIAKKVNINEIKGEVWTEDQLPSKFPQLWMNYA is encoded by the coding sequence ATGAAGTTCACATCAATTATTATTTTCACTGTAATAGTATTGCTTATTCATTATTTTAAAAATAAAAAACTTAAAGAAGAGGATTCTAAAATTGATGATAAAATAGATGCTCATAGAAGAAAAGAGTTAAAAAAGATAATTGAAAACAGAAAGGAAAGACGAATTATTGAAGAATATAATGAAGATGATTTTTGGGTAATTATTGATAAATTTTCAGATAGAAGTCGAGAGAATTATAAAAATCATTTGGGACTAATAAAAGATGAATTAAATAAGTGTCAACCTGAAAAATTAATCAAAATAGATAACTTATTAAATCGTTTTTACAAAGATTTTTTATCACATGAATTGACTGCGGCAGCGTTTATTATTTTCGGAAGTTCAGATATAAAGGGAACTTATGTTTTGATGAATTTTTTGATGACAAAAGGTAGAGTTGTATTTAAAAGTAATTGTTTAAATCCAAATTTAATTGTTGGAAAAAATCTTGATACAGTTGTTGGATGGACGCTTTCTGATATTATCTCTGAAATCTATATTAATAAGACTAAAGAACTTATTCCAATTGCTAAAAAAGTTAATATAAATGAAATTAAAGGTGAAGTTTGGACTGAAGATCAATTGCCATCAAAATTTCCTCAACTTTGGATGAATTATGCTTAA
- a CDS encoding acyltransferase family protein → MKDLTILTNNNIVKNGYAFVDLFFIISGFVIYHNYKDNIISISDGTNFLKRRLKRLIPLHLFTLFLILFKDLSKYIYLLINPNNFETLGLENNNFKVDFLQSFLPQLFLVNSTPFFHDFSWNGQNWSISAEIISYFLFTILIILIPSDKKFKNVSISIIIFGFLFFYITYGNFNILQDFHYSFIRGFIGFFFGILIYSIKNIISIKKNKTVVFSILEFLVLIITLFIIYQLKTLINYYYLSILSFGLTVLIFSCEKGIISKFLKNKFFISIGIWSYSIYLNHTLINKFCHFLFRKNLKISDSNYIFFELITLVILIVYSKYTYQFIEKRFYKSKYLK, encoded by the coding sequence ATGAAAGACCTAACAATTTTAACCAATAACAACATTGTTAAAAACGGTTATGCTTTTGTAGATTTATTTTTTATTATTAGCGGGTTTGTAATTTATCATAATTACAAAGACAATATAATTTCTATTTCCGACGGAACCAATTTCCTCAAAAGAAGACTAAAAAGATTAATTCCTTTACATTTATTTACTCTTTTTTTGATCTTATTTAAAGATTTATCAAAGTATATATACCTTTTAATAAACCCAAATAATTTTGAGACATTAGGTTTAGAAAACAACAACTTTAAAGTTGATTTTTTACAAAGTTTTTTACCCCAATTATTCCTAGTGAATTCTACGCCATTTTTTCATGATTTTTCTTGGAATGGTCAAAATTGGTCGATAAGTGCCGAAATTATCTCATATTTTCTTTTCACTATATTAATTATCTTAATTCCATCTGATAAAAAATTCAAAAATGTATCAATTTCTATTATTATTTTTGGTTTTCTATTTTTTTATATAACATATGGAAATTTTAATATTCTTCAAGATTTTCACTACAGTTTTATTAGAGGGTTTATCGGATTCTTTTTCGGAATATTAATCTACTCAATTAAAAATATTATTTCAATAAAAAAAAATAAAACTGTAGTTTTCAGCATACTTGAATTTCTTGTTTTAATTATAACGTTATTTATAATATATCAATTAAAAACATTAATTAACTATTATTATTTAAGTATACTATCTTTTGGATTAACTGTCCTTATCTTTTCTTGCGAGAAAGGGATTATATCAAAATTTCTAAAGAACAAATTCTTTATTAGTATTGGTATTTGGTCTTATTCTATATATTTAAATCATACCTTAATTAATAAATTTTGCCATTTTTTATTTAGAAAAAATTTAAAAATTTCAGATTCTAATTATATTTTTTTCGAATTAATTACATTAGTAATATTGATAGTTTATTCGAAATACACATATCAATTCATTGAGAAACGTTTTTACAAATCAAAGTATTTAAAATAA
- a CDS encoding RluA family pseudouridine synthase: MKILSNKNNLQILHEDNHIIIVNKRAGDIVQGDKTGDKPLSDVVKEYIKDKYNKPGNVYLGTVHRLDRPTTGIVIFAKTSKALERLNKMLREKTISKTYWAIVKNKPKKEQDTLIHYLKKNPKNNKSTAFKTETEGSKKAILHYKIIKELDSYILLEIDLETGRHHQIRCQLASIGSYIKGDLKYGAKRSNKDASIHLHARKIELIHPVTKETIFAEAPTPNDVIWEACN, from the coding sequence ATGAAAATACTTTCTAACAAAAATAATTTGCAAATTCTTCACGAAGACAATCACATTATTATTGTGAATAAACGTGCTGGTGATATTGTACAAGGTGATAAAACTGGAGACAAACCGTTGAGTGATGTTGTAAAAGAATACATTAAAGATAAATACAACAAACCTGGAAATGTATATCTAGGCACAGTTCACAGACTTGACAGACCAACTACTGGTATTGTGATTTTTGCAAAAACCTCAAAAGCATTAGAACGTTTAAATAAAATGCTACGCGAAAAAACAATTAGCAAAACTTATTGGGCAATTGTAAAAAACAAACCGAAAAAAGAACAAGATACTCTTATTCATTACCTTAAAAAGAACCCAAAAAACAATAAATCTACTGCTTTTAAAACGGAAACTGAAGGGTCAAAGAAAGCAATATTACACTATAAAATCATTAAAGAATTAGACTCGTATATCTTATTAGAGATTGATCTTGAAACTGGTCGACACCATCAAATCAGATGTCAACTAGCAAGTATTGGCTCATACATTAAAGGAGATTTAAAATACGGTGCAAAGCGCAGTAATAAAGATGCAAGTATACACTTACATGCACGTAAAATTGAGCTTATTCATCCTGTAACAAAAGAAACTATTTTTGCAGAAGCACCAACTCCAAATGATGTTATTTGGGAGGCTTGTAATTAA
- the yihA gene encoding ribosome biogenesis GTP-binding protein YihA/YsxC, with product MKIDSATFIISNTDVSRCPKERVPEYAFIGRSNVGKSSLINMLTNHKKLAKTSGKPGKTQLINHFKINDNWFLVDLPGYGYASVSKTKRKDFQRFIKDYFLQREQLVNTFVLVDSRHAPQKIDLEFMEFLGENGVPFSIIFTKADKLGSSTLNKNITKYKKELLKTWESVPMNFTTSSESGMGKDEVLNFIHQTNELVADNFK from the coding sequence ATGAAAATTGATTCAGCAACATTTATTATTAGTAATACTGATGTATCTAGATGCCCAAAAGAAAGAGTACCAGAATATGCTTTTATTGGGCGCTCAAACGTTGGTAAATCTTCGTTAATCAATATGCTAACCAACCATAAAAAGTTAGCAAAAACATCTGGAAAACCTGGAAAAACGCAGTTAATCAATCATTTTAAAATAAATGACAATTGGTTTTTGGTAGATTTACCTGGTTACGGTTACGCATCGGTTTCTAAGACAAAAAGAAAAGATTTTCAACGTTTTATTAAAGATTATTTCTTACAAAGAGAGCAATTAGTCAATACATTTGTACTTGTAGATTCTCGTCATGCTCCCCAAAAAATAGACTTGGAATTCATGGAGTTTTTAGGTGAAAATGGCGTTCCTTTTAGTATTATTTTCACAAAAGCAGACAAACTAGGAAGTTCTACTTTGAATAAAAATATAACGAAGTACAAAAAAGAGTTACTAAAAACCTGGGAAAGTGTTCCAATGAATTTCACTACCTCTTCTGAGTCGGGAATGGGAAAAGACGAAGTTCTTAATTTTATCCATCAAACCAATGAATTGGTAGCCGATAATTTTAAATAG
- a CDS encoding alpha/beta fold hydrolase, which produces MKYTFKKEGDFNYIEEGEGQPIIILHGLMGDLNNFEGIIDHFSKIGYKVLAPELPLYTLPLIKTNVRNLSKFIKDFMNHKQVDNVVFIGNSLGGHISLYFTKLNIKNIKALVLTGSSGLYEKSMGDSYPKRGDYDYIKNKVEEVFYDPKTATKELVDSVFDVVSDRTKVIKTLSIAKSAIRHNMGDDLPNMNVPTCIIWGKQDNVTPPEVADEFHKLLPDSDLYWIDKCGHAPMMEHPKEFNSILEKWFIERNI; this is translated from the coding sequence ATGAAGTACACATTTAAAAAAGAAGGAGATTTTAATTATATTGAAGAGGGTGAAGGACAACCAATAATTATCCTTCATGGATTAATGGGTGACTTAAATAATTTCGAAGGAATTATAGACCATTTTTCTAAAATTGGATATAAAGTTCTTGCTCCTGAATTGCCTCTCTATACATTGCCATTAATAAAAACAAATGTCCGCAATCTATCAAAATTCATAAAAGATTTTATGAATCATAAACAAGTAGATAATGTTGTGTTTATTGGAAATTCATTGGGTGGGCATATCTCATTATATTTTACAAAATTAAATATAAAAAATATTAAAGCCTTAGTTCTTACAGGTAGTTCAGGTTTGTATGAAAAATCAATGGGAGATTCATACCCTAAAAGAGGTGACTACGACTACATAAAAAACAAAGTAGAAGAAGTTTTTTACGATCCAAAAACCGCAACAAAAGAACTTGTAGATAGTGTTTTTGACGTTGTAAGTGACAGGACTAAAGTGATTAAAACTTTATCTATTGCAAAAAGTGCAATTCGCCATAATATGGGAGATGACTTGCCAAATATGAATGTCCCTACATGTATAATTTGGGGAAAACAAGACAATGTTACACCTCCAGAAGTTGCAGATGAATTTCATAAATTATTGCCAGATTCTGATTTATATTGGATTGACAAATGCGGACACGCACCAATGATGGAACATCCAAAAGAATTCAATTCAATACTTGAAAAATGGTTTATAGAGAGAAACATTTAA
- the mraZ gene encoding division/cell wall cluster transcriptional repressor MraZ, protein MLNLIGTYECKADAKGRLLMSAALKKQLAPVLQEGFVIKRSVFQPCLELYPMAEWNVMMKKVNQLNRFVKKNNDFIRRFTAGVKIVDLDVSGRLLIPSDLQRFAGITKEVVLSSAVNIIEIWDKDKYENAIDEAAVDFGELAEQVMGNIIIDGEDGVS, encoded by the coding sequence ATGTTGAACCTCATAGGTACATACGAATGTAAGGCAGATGCCAAAGGGCGCTTGTTGATGTCGGCCGCTTTAAAAAAGCAGTTGGCCCCTGTTTTGCAAGAAGGGTTTGTGATAAAGCGATCTGTTTTTCAGCCATGTTTAGAATTGTATCCAATGGCTGAATGGAATGTTATGATGAAAAAAGTAAATCAGTTAAATAGGTTCGTGAAAAAAAATAATGATTTCATAAGAAGATTTACGGCAGGTGTAAAGATAGTTGATTTGGATGTTTCTGGAAGGTTATTAATTCCAAGTGATTTGCAGAGATTTGCCGGTATTACAAAAGAGGTAGTATTATCATCGGCTGTAAATATTATTGAGATTTGGGATAAAGATAAATATGAAAATGCTATTGATGAGGCTGCTGTTGACTTTGGGGAATTAGCAGAGCAGGTTATGGGTAATATAATAATAGATGGAGAAGATGGAGTATCATAA
- the rsmH gene encoding 16S rRNA (cytosine(1402)-N(4))-methyltransferase RsmH — translation MEYHNPVLLTESIDGLDIKPDGIYVDITFGGGGHSKEILNRLGKDGKLFGFDQDKDAQRNLIDDDRFVLIPENFRYIKRFLRFYGVLKVDGILGDLGVSSHQFNEAERGFSTRFDAELDMRMNQSDSLSAYRIVNKYDEEELSNILFNYGELRNARALAKQLVIAREESEIRTSFELKQALQQFLPKAKENKILAQIFQAIRIEVNQELEVLKEFLEQVPGLLNEGGRLSVISYHSLEDRLVKRFIQNGKFEGEPEKDFYGNFEVPLKRVGKMIVPTREEIKVNSRARSAKLRIAVKTK, via the coding sequence ATGGAGTATCATAATCCTGTACTTTTAACTGAGAGTATAGATGGTTTAGATATAAAGCCAGATGGTATTTATGTAGATATCACATTTGGCGGTGGAGGTCATTCAAAAGAAATTTTGAATAGGTTAGGAAAGGATGGTAAGTTGTTTGGATTTGATCAAGATAAAGATGCGCAGCGCAATTTAATCGATGATGATAGATTTGTATTAATCCCGGAAAATTTCAGATATATAAAGAGGTTCTTGAGATTTTATGGTGTGTTGAAAGTAGATGGTATTCTCGGAGATTTGGGAGTTTCGTCGCATCAATTTAATGAAGCGGAAAGAGGGTTTTCAACAAGGTTTGATGCTGAGTTGGATATGAGAATGAATCAGTCAGATAGTTTATCTGCTTATAGGATTGTCAATAAGTACGATGAGGAAGAACTGAGTAATATTCTATTTAATTATGGTGAATTGAGAAATGCTAGAGCGTTGGCGAAGCAGTTGGTAATAGCAAGGGAAGAAAGTGAAATTCGAACCAGTTTTGAATTAAAGCAGGCTTTACAGCAGTTTTTGCCAAAGGCAAAAGAAAATAAAATATTGGCTCAGATTTTTCAAGCAATAAGAATCGAAGTGAATCAAGAGTTGGAAGTTTTAAAAGAGTTTTTGGAGCAGGTACCAGGGTTGTTGAATGAAGGAGGTAGGTTGAGTGTGATTTCTTATCATTCATTAGAAGATAGATTGGTAAAGCGATTTATTCAAAATGGAAAATTTGAAGGTGAGCCAGAAAAGGATTTTTATGGAAATTTTGAAGTGCCATTAAAACGAGTTGGTAAAATGATTGTTCCAACTCGAGAAGAGATTAAAGTTAATAGTAGAGCGCGAAGTGCGAAATTAAGAATAGCGGTAAAGACTAAGTAA
- a CDS encoding FtsL-like putative cell division protein: protein MSKLKQSIYDVLKGKFLVGEDAFKNWPIILFVVVLLLFMISRSHSSDKKVLKIAKLNKEIRELKAEFVDTRTKVMRLELESEVQKKVAKRGLLPSQNPPKKIKVVSKNQD from the coding sequence ATGTCTAAATTAAAACAAAGTATATATGACGTCTTAAAAGGAAAGTTTCTTGTTGGTGAAGATGCTTTTAAGAATTGGCCAATTATACTGTTTGTAGTTGTTTTGCTTTTGTTTATGATTTCAAGATCTCATAGTTCAGATAAGAAAGTGTTGAAAATAGCAAAATTGAATAAGGAGATTCGGGAGTTGAAAGCTGAATTTGTTGATACAAGAACCAAGGTGATGAGGTTGGAGTTGGAATCGGAAGTTCAAAAAAAAGTAGCGAAAAGAGGATTGCTTCCGTCTCAAAACCCACCAAAAAAAATTAAAGTAGTTAGTAAAAATCAAGATTAA